A window of the Canis aureus isolate CA01 chromosome 29, VMU_Caureus_v.1.0, whole genome shotgun sequence genome harbors these coding sequences:
- the SH3PXD2A gene encoding SH3 and PX domain-containing protein 2A isoform X6: MSVCCCFFFRDYGGSKRKSGADTNAEPMILEQYVVVSNYKKQENSELSLQAGEVVDVIEKNESGWWFVSTSEEQGWVPATYLEAQNGTRDDSDINTSKTGEEEKYITVQPYTSQSKDEIGFEKGVTVEVIRKNLEGWWYIRYLGKEGWAPASYLKKAKDELPARKKNLAGPVEIIGNIMEISNLLNKKTSGDKETPPAEGEGPEAPITKKEISLPILCNASNGSALGVPERSISKLAQGSPAVARIAPQRAQISSPNLRTRPPPRRESSLGFQLPKPPEPPSVEVEYYTIAEFQSCISDGISFRGGQKAEVIDKNSGGWWYVQIGEKEGWAPASYIDKRKKPNLSRRTSTLTRPKVPPPAPPSKPKEAEEGPVGSTESQDSPLKLKYEEPEYDIPAFGFDSEPELSEEPTEDSGSGDRRPAQSHKPSPASSLQRARFRVGGSSEDVALEEETIYENEGFRPCAEDTLSARRSSRDSDSPGGSPLSLARKNSPKSGSPKSSSLLKLKAEKNAQAELGKNHSSASFSSSITINTTCSSSSSSSSLSKNSGDLKPRSASDAGIRGTPTVGPKRDADLKAGPTSCARAKPSVRPKPFLSRAESQSQERMDISTLRRQLRPTGQLRGGLKGSKSEDSELPPQTGFEGPGEGSRRGSADLITPPAATPPCPAKKGREGQATSYTTCSAYQKVQDSEISFPAGVEVQVLEKLGSGWWYVRFGELEGWAPSHYLVLGEDEQPDSSGKEPDPGSAKSKQNEGKSDSLEKIEKRVQALNTVNQNKRATPPIPSKPPGGFSKTSAAGAVKMRNGVRQVAVRPQSVFVSPPPKDNNLSCALRRNESLTATDGLRGVRRNSSFSTARSAAAEAKSRLAERAASQGSDPPLLPAQRNGIPVSPVRPKPIEKSQFIHNNLKDVYVSIADYEGDEETAGFQEGVSMEVLERNPNGWWYCQILDGAKPFKGWVPSNYLEKKN; this comes from the exons GCTGGTGGTTCGTGAGCACCTCGGAGGAGCAGGGCTGGGTCCCTGCCACCTACCTGGAGGCCCAGAATGGTACTCGGGATGACTCCGATATCAACACCTCTAAGACTGGGGAAG AGGAGAAGTACATCACTGTGCAGCCGTACACCAGCCAAAGCAAGGATGAGATTGGCTTTGAGAAGGGCGTCACTGTGGAGGTGATCCGGAAAAATTTGGAGGGCTGGTGGTACATCAG gtACCTGGGCAAAGAGGGCTGGGCACCAGCCTCCTACCTGAAGAAAGCCAAGGATGAGCTGCCGGCGCGCAAGAAGAATCTCGCAGGCCCTGTGGAGATCATCGGGAACATCATGGAGATCAGCAACCTGCTGAACAAGAAGACATCAGGGGATAAGGAGACTCCACCAGCAGAGGGCGAGGGCCCTGAGGCCCCCATCACCAAGAAGGAGATTAGCCTGCCCATCCTCTGCAATGCCTCCAATGGCAGCGCCCTGGGCGTCCCTGAGAGGAGCATCTCCAAGCTGGCCCAGGGCTCGCCAGCTGTGGCTAGGATTGCCCCACAGAGGGCCCAGATCA GCTCCCCAAACCTAAGGACAAGGCCTCCACCTCGCAGAGAATCCAGCCTG GGGTTCCAGCTGCCGAAGCCGCCAGAGCCCCCTTCTGTCGAGGTGGAGTATTACACCATTGCCGAATTCCAGTCGTGCATCTCTGACGGGATCAGCTTTCGGGGTGGACAGAAGGCGGAG GTCATCGATAAGAATTCGGGCGGTTGGTGGTATGTGCAGATCGGTGAGAAGGAGGGCTGGGCCCCTGCATCATACATCGATAAGCGCAAGAAGCCCAACCTGAGCCGCCGTACGAGCACACTGACTCGGCCCAAGGTACCCCCCCCAGCACCTCCTAGCAAGCCCAAGGAGGCCGAGGAGGGGCCAGTGGGCTCCACGGAGAGCCAGGACTCCCCCCTGAAGCTCAAGTACGAGGAGCCTGAGTATGACATCCCTGCCTTTGGCTTCGACTCAGAGCCggagctgagtgaggagcccacgGAAGACAGTGGCTCGGGAGACCGGCGGCCTGCCCAGAGCCACAAGCCCTCACCTGCCTCCTCGCTGCAGCGGGCCCGCTTTCGGGTGGGCGGCTCCTCGGAGGATGTggccctggaggaggagaccaTCTATGAGAACGAGGGCTTCCGGCCATGTGCAGAGGACACCCTGTCAGCCAGACGCTCCTCCCGGGACAGTGACTCCCCCGGaggctcccctctctcccttgcccGGAAAAACtcccccaaatcaggctcccccAAATCGTCATCACTCCTGAAGCTCAAGGCGGAGAAGAACGCCCAGGCGGAACTGGGGAAGAACCACTCCTCGGCCTCCTTTTCCTCGTCCATCACCATCAATACcacctgttcctcctcctcctcctcttcctccttatCCAAGAACAGTGGCGACCTGAAGCCCCGTTCTGCCTCGGACGCAGGCATCCGTGGCACCCCCACGGTCGGACCAAAAAGGGATGCCGACCTGAAGGCTGGGCCAACCTCATGTGCCCGGGCCAAGCCATCAGTCCGGCCCAAGCCGTTCCTGAGCCGAGCAGAGTCCCAGAGCCAAGAGAGGATGGACATCAGCACTTTACGGCGCCAGTTGAGACCCACAGGCCAGCTCCGGGGAGGCCTCAAGGGCTCGAAGAGTGAGGATTCAGAGCTGCCCCCGCAGACAGGCTTCGAAGGCCCCGGCGAGGGCTCCCGAAGAGGCTCTGCGGACCTCATTACACCCCCAGCCGCCACACCCCCATGTCCCGCCAAGAAGGGACGAGAAGGGCAGGCCACCTCCTACACGACGTGCAGCGCCTACCAGAAGGTCCAGGACTCGGAGATCAGCTTCCCCGCGGGCGTGGAGGTGCAGGTACTCGAGAAGCTGGGAAGCGGCTGGTGGTACGTGAGATTTGGGGAGCTGGAGGGCTGGGCCCCCTCCCACTATTTGGTGCTTGGTGAGGATGAGCAGCCCGACTCCTCTGGCAAAGAGCCAGACCCTGGAAGCGCCAAAAGCAAGCAGAATGAGGGCAAGTCAGACAGCCTGGAAAAGATCGAGAAGCGGGTCCAAGCGCTGAACACAGTCAACCAGAACAAGAGGGCCACACCGCCCATCCCCTCCAAGCCCCCAGGGGGCTTCAGCAAGACCTCGGCAGCCGGGGCAGTGAAGATGAGGAACGGAGTGCGGCAGGTGGCAGTCAGGCCCCAGTCGGTGTTCGTATCCCCACCACCCAAGGACAACAACCTGTCCTGCGCCCTGCGGAGGAACGAGTCACTGACAGCCACCGATGGCCTCCGAGGCGTCCGCCGGAACTCCTCCTTCAGCACTGCGCGCTCCGCTGCTGCGGAGGCCAAGAGCCGCCTGGCCGAACGGGCTGCCAGCCAGGGCTCGGACCCACCTCTGCTGCCCGCCCAGCGCAACGGCATCCCCGTGTCCCCTGTGCGCCCCAAGCCCATCGAGAAGTCCCAGTTCATCCACAACAACCTCAAAGACGTGTATGTCTCCATTGCGGACTATGAGGGGGATGAGGAGACAGCAGGCTTCCAGGAGGGGGTGTCCATGGAGGTCCTGGAGAGGAACCCCAACGGCTGGTGGTACTGCCAAATCCTGGATGGGGCGAAGCCCTTCAAAGGCTGGGTGCCCTCCAACTACCTGGAGAAAAAGAACTAA
- the SH3PXD2A gene encoding SH3 and PX domain-containing protein 2A isoform X5: MILEQYVVVSNYKKQENSELSLQAGEVVDVIEKNESGWWFVSTSEEQGWVPATYLEAQNGTRDDSDINTSKTGEVSKRRKAHLRRLDRRWTLGGMVNRQHSREEKYITVQPYTSQSKDEIGFEKGVTVEVIRKNLEGWWYIRYLGKEGWAPASYLKKAKDELPARKKNLAGPVEIIGNIMEISNLLNKKTSGDKETPPAEGEGPEAPITKKEISLPILCNASNGSALGVPERSISKLAQGSPAVARIAPQRAQISSPNLRTRPPPRRESSLGFQLPKPPEPPSVEVEYYTIAEFQSCISDGISFRGGQKAEVIDKNSGGWWYVQIGEKEGWAPASYIDKRKKPNLSRRTSTLTRPKVPPPAPPSKPKEAEEGPVGSTESQDSPLKLKYEEPEYDIPAFGFDSEPELSEEPTEDSGSGDRRPAQSHKPSPASSLQRARFRVGGSSEDVALEEETIYENEGFRPCAEDTLSARRSSRDSDSPGGSPLSLARKNSPKSGSPKSSSLLKLKAEKNAQAELGKNHSSASFSSSITINTTCSSSSSSSSLSKNSGDLKPRSASDAGIRGTPTVGPKRDADLKAGPTSCARAKPSVRPKPFLSRAESQSQERMDISTLRRQLRPTGQLRGGLKGSKSEDSELPPQTGFEGPGEGSRRGSADLITPPAATPPCPAKKGREGQATSYTTCSAYQKVQDSEISFPAGVEVQVLEKLGSGWWYVRFGELEGWAPSHYLVLGEDEQPDSSGKEPDPGSAKSKQNEGKSDSLEKIEKRVQALNTVNQNKRATPPIPSKPPGGFSKTSAAGAVKMRNGVRQVAVRPQSVFVSPPPKDNNLSCALRRNESLTATDGLRGVRRNSSFSTARSAAAEAKSRLAERAASQGSDPPLLPAQRNGIPVSPVRPKPIEKSQFIHNNLKDVYVSIADYEGDEETAGFQEGVSMEVLERNPNGWWYCQILDGAKPFKGWVPSNYLEKKN; encoded by the exons GCTGGTGGTTCGTGAGCACCTCGGAGGAGCAGGGCTGGGTCCCTGCCACCTACCTGGAGGCCCAGAATGGTACTCGGGATGACTCCGATATCAACACCTCTAAGACTGGGGAAG TGTCCAAGAGACGCAAGGCCCATCTGCGGCGTCTGGATCGCCGGTGGACCCTGGGCGGGATGGTCAACAGGCAGCACAGCCGAG AGGAGAAGTACATCACTGTGCAGCCGTACACCAGCCAAAGCAAGGATGAGATTGGCTTTGAGAAGGGCGTCACTGTGGAGGTGATCCGGAAAAATTTGGAGGGCTGGTGGTACATCAG gtACCTGGGCAAAGAGGGCTGGGCACCAGCCTCCTACCTGAAGAAAGCCAAGGATGAGCTGCCGGCGCGCAAGAAGAATCTCGCAGGCCCTGTGGAGATCATCGGGAACATCATGGAGATCAGCAACCTGCTGAACAAGAAGACATCAGGGGATAAGGAGACTCCACCAGCAGAGGGCGAGGGCCCTGAGGCCCCCATCACCAAGAAGGAGATTAGCCTGCCCATCCTCTGCAATGCCTCCAATGGCAGCGCCCTGGGCGTCCCTGAGAGGAGCATCTCCAAGCTGGCCCAGGGCTCGCCAGCTGTGGCTAGGATTGCCCCACAGAGGGCCCAGATCA GCTCCCCAAACCTAAGGACAAGGCCTCCACCTCGCAGAGAATCCAGCCTG GGGTTCCAGCTGCCGAAGCCGCCAGAGCCCCCTTCTGTCGAGGTGGAGTATTACACCATTGCCGAATTCCAGTCGTGCATCTCTGACGGGATCAGCTTTCGGGGTGGACAGAAGGCGGAG GTCATCGATAAGAATTCGGGCGGTTGGTGGTATGTGCAGATCGGTGAGAAGGAGGGCTGGGCCCCTGCATCATACATCGATAAGCGCAAGAAGCCCAACCTGAGCCGCCGTACGAGCACACTGACTCGGCCCAAGGTACCCCCCCCAGCACCTCCTAGCAAGCCCAAGGAGGCCGAGGAGGGGCCAGTGGGCTCCACGGAGAGCCAGGACTCCCCCCTGAAGCTCAAGTACGAGGAGCCTGAGTATGACATCCCTGCCTTTGGCTTCGACTCAGAGCCggagctgagtgaggagcccacgGAAGACAGTGGCTCGGGAGACCGGCGGCCTGCCCAGAGCCACAAGCCCTCACCTGCCTCCTCGCTGCAGCGGGCCCGCTTTCGGGTGGGCGGCTCCTCGGAGGATGTggccctggaggaggagaccaTCTATGAGAACGAGGGCTTCCGGCCATGTGCAGAGGACACCCTGTCAGCCAGACGCTCCTCCCGGGACAGTGACTCCCCCGGaggctcccctctctcccttgcccGGAAAAACtcccccaaatcaggctcccccAAATCGTCATCACTCCTGAAGCTCAAGGCGGAGAAGAACGCCCAGGCGGAACTGGGGAAGAACCACTCCTCGGCCTCCTTTTCCTCGTCCATCACCATCAATACcacctgttcctcctcctcctcctcttcctccttatCCAAGAACAGTGGCGACCTGAAGCCCCGTTCTGCCTCGGACGCAGGCATCCGTGGCACCCCCACGGTCGGACCAAAAAGGGATGCCGACCTGAAGGCTGGGCCAACCTCATGTGCCCGGGCCAAGCCATCAGTCCGGCCCAAGCCGTTCCTGAGCCGAGCAGAGTCCCAGAGCCAAGAGAGGATGGACATCAGCACTTTACGGCGCCAGTTGAGACCCACAGGCCAGCTCCGGGGAGGCCTCAAGGGCTCGAAGAGTGAGGATTCAGAGCTGCCCCCGCAGACAGGCTTCGAAGGCCCCGGCGAGGGCTCCCGAAGAGGCTCTGCGGACCTCATTACACCCCCAGCCGCCACACCCCCATGTCCCGCCAAGAAGGGACGAGAAGGGCAGGCCACCTCCTACACGACGTGCAGCGCCTACCAGAAGGTCCAGGACTCGGAGATCAGCTTCCCCGCGGGCGTGGAGGTGCAGGTACTCGAGAAGCTGGGAAGCGGCTGGTGGTACGTGAGATTTGGGGAGCTGGAGGGCTGGGCCCCCTCCCACTATTTGGTGCTTGGTGAGGATGAGCAGCCCGACTCCTCTGGCAAAGAGCCAGACCCTGGAAGCGCCAAAAGCAAGCAGAATGAGGGCAAGTCAGACAGCCTGGAAAAGATCGAGAAGCGGGTCCAAGCGCTGAACACAGTCAACCAGAACAAGAGGGCCACACCGCCCATCCCCTCCAAGCCCCCAGGGGGCTTCAGCAAGACCTCGGCAGCCGGGGCAGTGAAGATGAGGAACGGAGTGCGGCAGGTGGCAGTCAGGCCCCAGTCGGTGTTCGTATCCCCACCACCCAAGGACAACAACCTGTCCTGCGCCCTGCGGAGGAACGAGTCACTGACAGCCACCGATGGCCTCCGAGGCGTCCGCCGGAACTCCTCCTTCAGCACTGCGCGCTCCGCTGCTGCGGAGGCCAAGAGCCGCCTGGCCGAACGGGCTGCCAGCCAGGGCTCGGACCCACCTCTGCTGCCCGCCCAGCGCAACGGCATCCCCGTGTCCCCTGTGCGCCCCAAGCCCATCGAGAAGTCCCAGTTCATCCACAACAACCTCAAAGACGTGTATGTCTCCATTGCGGACTATGAGGGGGATGAGGAGACAGCAGGCTTCCAGGAGGGGGTGTCCATGGAGGTCCTGGAGAGGAACCCCAACGGCTGGTGGTACTGCCAAATCCTGGATGGGGCGAAGCCCTTCAAAGGCTGGGTGCCCTCCAACTACCTGGAGAAAAAGAACTAA